TACATAAAAAGGAGGGAGTTATTATGGAATTAACACCATGGGAACCTTTTGGCGAACTTGGTTCGCTTCGCAGGGAAGCGGACAGGCTCTGGAACCGGTTTTTGGGCGGAAGACCTTTTCCCAGGATTTTTTCAGAAGAATGGGCACCTTCAGCCGACATTTCCGAAACCCAGGACAATCTCGTGATCAAGGCCGATCTTCCCGGTCTTGAGGCAAAAGACGTTGACGTTAGTGTCTCGGGTGAC
The sequence above is a segment of the Deltaproteobacteria bacterium genome. Coding sequences within it:
- a CDS encoding Hsp20/alpha crystallin family protein, which gives rise to MELTPWEPFGELGSLRREADRLWNRFLGGRPFPRIFSEEWAPSADISETQDNLVIKADLPGLEAKDVDVSVSGDILTIKGEKKKEEEEKGEHFYHCERYCGSFQRSFRLPVDVQSDKIEATFDKGVLKITLPKAEEAKKKKIEIKVK